The following are encoded in a window of Amphibacillus xylanus NBRC 15112 genomic DNA:
- the proB gene encoding glutamate 5-kinase, producing MKRKRVVVKIGSSSLTHQNGELSKEKLKEHSEALIHLMNQDVEVILISSGAVSAGFRQIGYSSRPVTVAGKQAAAAVGQGLLIEAYNHIFKEHGYTTAQLLLTRDNFTEEVQFTNIYQTITELLKRRVIPIINENDSVAIEELTFGDNDMLSALVSGLVNADALILLTDINGIYDQNPNEVKDAKRVDKIDYVSSEMIEQMSQSSSSKVGTGGMKSKLMAAKMATTLGVSCFIGKDTGVDKLIRILNGKGDGTYIGDQHLPHVRKHKQWIAFHSKPKGKLYIDEGAKQALLNDGKSLLAVGIVDIAGQFYENDVVEICMSNQVIAKGQVNYAHDQIKQIKGLCSDEAMKITGIKKPEIIHRDKLIISIKEE from the coding sequence ATGAAAAGGAAACGAGTAGTTGTGAAAATCGGGAGTAGTTCTTTGACACATCAAAATGGTGAACTATCAAAAGAAAAGCTAAAAGAACATAGTGAAGCATTGATTCATTTAATGAATCAAGATGTAGAAGTTATCTTAATTTCTTCTGGAGCTGTATCAGCTGGATTTAGACAAATTGGTTATTCTAGTCGGCCAGTTACAGTTGCTGGTAAACAGGCTGCAGCAGCTGTAGGACAGGGATTATTGATTGAAGCCTATAATCATATTTTTAAAGAGCATGGTTACACAACAGCACAGCTTTTATTGACACGAGATAATTTTACTGAAGAAGTCCAATTTACGAATATTTATCAAACGATTACTGAATTATTAAAGCGTCGTGTTATCCCAATTATTAATGAAAATGATTCTGTTGCAATTGAAGAATTAACGTTTGGTGACAACGATATGTTATCTGCACTAGTTAGTGGACTAGTGAATGCTGATGCACTTATATTATTAACAGATATTAATGGGATTTATGATCAAAATCCAAATGAAGTTAAGGATGCAAAGCGTGTTGATAAAATTGATTATGTCTCATCAGAAATGATTGAACAGATGAGTCAAAGTTCAAGTTCAAAAGTAGGCACAGGTGGTATGAAGTCGAAATTGATGGCTGCCAAAATGGCCACCACTTTAGGCGTTAGTTGTTTTATTGGAAAGGATACAGGTGTTGATAAGCTTATCCGTATATTAAATGGTAAAGGTGATGGTACTTATATCGGTGACCAGCATCTCCCACATGTAAGAAAGCATAAGCAATGGATTGCCTTCCACTCAAAGCCGAAAGGAAAGCTGTATATAGATGAAGGTGCAAAGCAAGCACTTTTAAATGATGGCAAGAGCTTGCTTGCTGTAGGAATTGTCGATATTGCTGGTCAATTCTATGAAAATGATGTTGTTGAAATCTGTATGAGTAATCAAGTGATTGCAAAAGGACAGGTAAACTACGCACATGATCAAATTAAACAGATAAAAGGTTTATGTAGTGACGAAGCGATGAAAATTACGGGAATTAAAAAACCTGAAATTATTCATCGAGACAAATTAATTATATCAATTAAGGAGGAATAA
- a CDS encoding manganese-dependent inorganic pyrophosphatase: MSKKLIFGHKNPDTDTIASAIAYSYLKNKLGEETEAVALGEPNGETQFALDYFKVSAPRVVTTVANETNEVILVDHNEKQQSVSDIEEVRVREVIDHHRIANFETADPLYYRAEPVGCTATILNKLYKENGVDIPKDMAGLMLSAIISDSLLFKSPTCTEEDVTAAKELAEIAEVDPEIYGLDMLKAGADLSGKTIEELLSIDSKQFEMGDNLVQVAQINTVDPNELLEQESEIKQVISSIITDKNLNLYVLMITNILTNDSVIMSLGDRVDAVNQAFNVTLENDKVTLPGVVSRKKQIVPQLTDVLA; this comes from the coding sequence GTGAGTAAGAAATTAATTTTTGGTCATAAAAATCCTGATACTGATACGATTGCTTCAGCAATTGCATACAGTTATTTAAAAAATAAACTTGGTGAGGAGACGGAGGCCGTTGCATTAGGAGAACCAAATGGTGAAACTCAATTTGCATTGGACTATTTTAAAGTAAGTGCGCCACGCGTTGTAACAACAGTTGCGAATGAAACAAATGAAGTTATCCTCGTTGATCATAATGAAAAACAACAAAGTGTTAGTGATATTGAAGAAGTAAGAGTTAGAGAAGTCATTGATCATCACCGAATTGCTAACTTTGAAACTGCAGACCCACTTTACTACCGAGCAGAGCCTGTCGGCTGTACAGCAACAATTTTAAACAAATTATATAAGGAAAATGGTGTTGACATTCCTAAAGATATGGCAGGATTGATGCTATCAGCAATTATTTCTGATTCATTATTATTTAAATCACCTACATGTACTGAAGAAGACGTTACTGCAGCAAAAGAACTAGCAGAAATTGCTGAAGTTGATCCTGAAATTTACGGACTTGACATGCTAAAAGCTGGAGCTGATTTAAGTGGTAAGACAATCGAAGAGTTATTATCAATTGACTCTAAGCAATTTGAAATGGGAGATAACCTAGTTCAAGTAGCTCAAATTAATACAGTTGATCCAAATGAATTACTAGAGCAAGAAAGTGAAATTAAACAAGTAATCTCATCAATAATTACAGATAAGAATCTAAATCTGTATGTATTAATGATTACAAATATTTTAACAAATGATTCAGTTATTATGAGTCTTGGTGACAGAGTCGATGCTGTTAATCAAGCTTTTAACGTAACACTGGAAAATGATAAAGTTACATTACCAGGCGTTGTTTCACGTAAGAAACAAATTGTTCCTCAATTAACAGATGTATTAGCTTAA
- the ilvA gene encoding threonine ammonia-lyase IlvA, whose protein sequence is MSESVKSVAIKDIMIAFQRIKDVVKRTPLQLDPILSDRYNCNVYLKREDLQEVRSFKIRGAYNFMQSLTEEEMKKGVVCASAGNHAQGVAYSCKAMKVKGMIFMPTTTPRQKVDRVAFFGGDYVDIILTGDTFDDASDESKAYCEKHGMTFVHPFDDYRTIVGQGTIGLEILEDMDEPISHVFMSVGGGGLISGVGSYIKEISPETKVVGVEPAGAASMQAAFRENQVVKLDEVDKFVDGASVKQIGDLTYNIARNVVDEFATIPEGKICHTILDLYNENAIVAEPAGAMPVTALDDFKDEIKGKNVVVIVSGGNNDIDRMQDIKERALIYQGLKHYFIVNFPQRAGALREFLTLVLGENDDITRFEYTKKNNRDRGPVLVGIELQSKKDYQPLIDRMRKNEFSFIELNKDEDLFHFLI, encoded by the coding sequence ATGAGCGAATCTGTAAAGTCAGTAGCTATAAAAGATATCATGATTGCCTTTCAAAGAATTAAAGATGTAGTAAAACGTACACCACTACAACTCGATCCGATTTTGTCTGATCGATATAATTGTAACGTCTACTTAAAAAGAGAAGATTTACAAGAAGTCCGCTCTTTTAAAATTCGTGGGGCTTATAATTTTATGCAAAGTTTAACTGAAGAAGAAATGAAAAAAGGTGTTGTATGTGCTAGCGCGGGGAATCATGCTCAAGGCGTTGCCTACTCCTGTAAAGCTATGAAGGTTAAAGGGATGATCTTTATGCCAACGACAACACCAAGGCAAAAAGTTGATCGTGTTGCATTTTTTGGTGGGGATTATGTCGATATTATCTTAACCGGTGACACATTTGATGATGCTTCAGATGAATCAAAAGCGTATTGCGAAAAACATGGCATGACATTTGTTCATCCATTTGATGATTATCGTACGATTGTTGGACAAGGGACAATTGGATTAGAGATACTAGAAGACATGGATGAGCCAATTTCGCACGTGTTTATGTCTGTTGGTGGAGGGGGTCTCATTTCTGGTGTTGGTTCTTACATTAAGGAAATTAGTCCAGAGACTAAGGTTGTCGGAGTAGAGCCTGCAGGTGCAGCCTCAATGCAAGCTGCCTTTAGAGAAAATCAAGTTGTTAAACTTGATGAGGTCGATAAATTTGTTGATGGTGCGAGTGTAAAACAGATCGGAGATTTAACTTATAATATAGCTAGAAATGTAGTCGATGAATTTGCGACAATCCCAGAGGGTAAAATATGTCACACAATTCTAGATTTATATAACGAAAATGCAATTGTTGCAGAACCAGCGGGTGCGATGCCTGTGACAGCACTTGATGATTTTAAAGATGAAATAAAGGGCAAAAACGTAGTAGTTATTGTCAGTGGAGGCAACAATGATATTGATCGTATGCAAGATATTAAAGAACGTGCCTTGATCTATCAAGGGTTAAAACATTATTTTATCGTTAATTTCCCACAACGGGCTGGAGCATTGAGAGAGTTTTTAACACTAGTACTAGGAGAAAACGATGATATTACCCGTTTTGAATATACTAAGAAAAATAATCGCGACCGAGGACCTGTGTTAGTAGGAATCGAGTTACAAAGTAAAAAAGACTACCAGCCATTGATTGATCGAATGAGAAAGAATGAATTTTCATTTATCGAGTTAAATAAGGATGAAGATTTATTTCACTTCCTTATTTGA
- a CDS encoding V-type ATP synthase subunit E: protein MEDIKALSKQILAQTKEQGESKLAEYRKIADDKLEETRQKLQQNEEKQKELIVQSVNNDYERQAQTMKNNLRNNILAKKQALLNTIFDKAIEEIQNWDDNQFAEFISGVLKQIDQNKSWSIVPGEHSIDKIKSKPVQEVLAQYSVVTVSDEIVKNKAGFILEQGGIDYNFCFDILINELKKEFSPQLASLAF, encoded by the coding sequence ATGGAAGATATTAAAGCTTTGTCTAAGCAAATCCTAGCTCAAACTAAAGAGCAAGGAGAAAGTAAATTAGCTGAATATCGAAAAATTGCTGATGACAAACTTGAGGAAACTCGTCAGAAACTTCAACAAAATGAAGAGAAACAAAAAGAACTTATTGTTCAAAGTGTCAACAACGATTACGAACGTCAAGCACAAACAATGAAGAATAATTTAAGAAATAATATATTAGCTAAAAAACAGGCTTTATTGAATACAATCTTTGACAAAGCTATTGAAGAAATTCAAAATTGGGACGATAACCAATTTGCAGAATTTATCTCAGGCGTATTAAAACAAATTGATCAAAATAAGAGCTGGTCAATTGTTCCTGGTGAGCATTCAATAGATAAGATTAAATCAAAACCTGTACAAGAAGTATTAGCTCAATATTCAGTTGTTACTGTATCAGACGAAATCGTTAAGAATAAGGCTGGATTTATTTTAGAGCAAGGCGGAATTGATTACAATTTCTGCTTTGATATTTTAATAAATGAGCTGAAAAAAGAATTTTCTCCACAACTTGCATCCTTAGCTTTTTAA
- a CDS encoding V-type ATPase subunit, whose translation MHDTEYKGINTQIRVAETRLFTRDDFEKMLRAEGLRGALDVLKGTDYYFDEQEVLHTKNFDQFLMTRLQTVYNELFQTTPNSEVIQIYTLRYSYHNLKVLLKQKVKEIDLEHLLIPIGKESISSLRNLVKTEQSEVLDPIMIEAVQLALDDYQTFERIEAIDVFMDTYYYKHIRAIADELDNPTISKVVDVMIDLDNLSTVIRSLNQNKSRSFMHTVLSSSGSIPKQTLIDAADQGKAALSELYLSQPYAKYLNEVFSDSRSDFNPMMIDLIIEEIINELMDEGKYQAFGPMPVVAYIFAVEREITNIRLILVGKDNQINEDIIRERMRPIYGS comes from the coding sequence ATGCACGATACTGAATATAAAGGCATTAACACACAAATTCGCGTAGCAGAAACGAGATTGTTTACGCGTGATGATTTTGAAAAAATGCTTCGAGCTGAAGGGCTTCGTGGTGCTTTAGATGTTCTAAAGGGCACTGACTATTATTTTGATGAACAAGAAGTGTTACATACGAAGAACTTCGATCAGTTTTTAATGACTCGTTTGCAAACTGTTTATAATGAGCTTTTTCAGACTACGCCAAATAGTGAAGTCATACAAATATATACGCTACGGTATAGCTATCATAATTTGAAAGTTTTACTGAAGCAAAAAGTTAAAGAAATTGATCTTGAACATTTATTAATTCCGATTGGAAAAGAGTCGATTTCAAGTTTACGTAATTTAGTTAAAACAGAACAATCAGAAGTTCTTGATCCAATTATGATTGAAGCGGTTCAACTTGCTTTGGATGATTATCAAACATTTGAGCGGATTGAAGCAATTGATGTTTTTATGGATACTTACTATTACAAGCATATTCGTGCAATCGCAGATGAATTAGATAATCCGACAATTTCAAAAGTCGTTGATGTCATGATAGATTTAGATAATTTATCGACTGTCATTCGAAGTTTAAATCAGAATAAATCTCGATCATTTATGCATACTGTTTTATCTAGTTCAGGGTCTATACCTAAACAAACACTCATCGATGCAGCAGATCAAGGAAAAGCAGCATTAAGTGAGCTTTACTTAAGTCAACCTTATGCTAAATATCTAAATGAAGTTTTTTCAGATTCTAGATCTGACTTTAATCCAATGATGATTGATTTAATAATTGAAGAAATTATCAACGAATTAATGGATGAGGGTAAGTATCAAGCTTTCGGCCCTATGCCTGTAGTGGCTTATATTTTTGCTGTCGAAAGAGAAATTACTAATATTCGATTAATTCTAGTCGGTAAAGACAATCAAATTAATGAAGATATCATTAGAGAAAGGATGCGACCTATTTATGGCTCTTAA
- a CDS encoding YaiI/YqxD family protein: protein MIIYVDGDACPVNKEIISLAQKHNRSVVILKSYAHFSHDKQPDHVTEIYVDSESEAVDYKLTAMAKENDLVVTQDYGLASFVLQKKCQVIHPRGFHYTNRNIDRLLLTRHQNAQIRKSGGRTKGPAPYTEEDRQQFIRVFSKAIY from the coding sequence ATGATTATATATGTAGATGGAGATGCATGTCCTGTTAATAAAGAGATTATCTCGCTTGCACAAAAACACAATCGTTCTGTAGTGATCCTAAAAAGTTATGCTCACTTTTCTCATGATAAACAACCTGATCACGTGACAGAAATCTATGTTGATAGTGAAAGTGAAGCAGTAGATTATAAATTAACCGCGATGGCAAAAGAAAATGATTTAGTCGTTACTCAAGATTACGGATTAGCTTCATTTGTCCTCCAGAAGAAATGTCAAGTAATTCATCCACGAGGCTTTCATTACACGAATCGTAATATTGATCGATTATTACTAACCCGACATCAAAATGCACAAATACGAAAAAGTGGTGGTCGTACTAAAGGACCAGCTCCTTATACAGAAGAAGATCGACAACAATTTATTCGTGTTTTTAGTAAAGCTATTTACTAA
- a CDS encoding glutamate-5-semialdehyde dehydrogenase yields MIGLEQLGQQAKEASIHLSRASTKDRNEGLTLIAKQLLEEQEAILKANEEDLLSAEQNQISKAVMDRIRLTPERIKAISDGLLDLVELPDPIGRELDSWTLENGIQLSKVAVPIGVVGIIYEARPNVTVDAAALCLKSGNAVLLRGSSSAIHSNIAIVKAIRSALEQSNMPINSVQLLEDTSRKTAEQMFKMNKYLDVLIPRGSQRLIDTVIEKSSIPVLETGAGNCHMYVDQSADSSMAIQLVINAKTQRPSVCNAIETVLIHKDWFYSFGKDLIDALKDHHVELRGDQQVVSIDPSIKNATEDDWNTEYLDMILAMKIVNSVEEAIEHINHYGTSHSEAIVTTNPDHAVKFLNEVDAACVYHNASTRFTDGFEFGFGAEIGISTQKLHARGPMGLEALTSTKYKLSGEGQYKK; encoded by the coding sequence ATGATTGGATTAGAACAACTAGGTCAACAAGCAAAAGAAGCTAGTATTCATTTAAGTCGTGCATCTACAAAGGATAGAAATGAAGGATTAACTCTAATTGCAAAGCAATTGCTTGAAGAACAAGAAGCGATCTTAAAGGCTAACGAAGAGGATTTATTAAGTGCAGAGCAAAATCAAATTTCCAAGGCCGTGATGGATCGAATTCGTCTGACACCTGAAAGAATTAAAGCGATTAGTGATGGATTATTAGATTTAGTAGAGCTACCAGATCCGATTGGTCGAGAATTAGACAGTTGGACACTTGAAAACGGGATTCAATTAAGTAAAGTAGCGGTACCAATTGGTGTTGTGGGAATAATTTATGAAGCACGGCCAAACGTGACAGTTGACGCTGCTGCATTATGTTTAAAATCAGGTAATGCTGTATTACTTCGAGGTAGTTCATCAGCGATACATTCAAATATAGCGATTGTAAAAGCCATTCGTTCTGCCTTAGAACAATCAAACATGCCAATTAATAGTGTTCAATTGTTAGAGGATACGAGTCGAAAAACGGCAGAACAAATGTTTAAGATGAATAAATATTTAGATGTGTTAATTCCTCGTGGAAGTCAGAGGCTAATTGATACGGTTATTGAAAAATCATCAATACCAGTATTAGAAACAGGAGCGGGTAATTGTCATATGTATGTTGATCAGAGTGCCGATTCAAGTATGGCCATTCAACTAGTGATCAATGCAAAAACGCAGAGACCATCAGTATGTAATGCGATCGAAACAGTCCTAATTCATAAAGATTGGTTTTATTCATTTGGCAAAGATCTGATTGATGCGTTAAAAGATCATCATGTTGAACTAAGGGGTGATCAACAAGTTGTGTCAATTGATCCATCTATTAAAAATGCGACTGAGGACGATTGGAATACTGAATATTTGGATATGATTTTAGCAATGAAGATTGTTAATTCAGTAGAAGAAGCAATTGAACATATTAATCATTACGGAACAAGCCATTCAGAAGCAATTGTGACAACTAATCCTGACCATGCTGTGAAATTCTTAAATGAAGTCGATGCGGCCTGCGTCTATCATAATGCCTCGACCCGTTTTACGGATGGATTTGAGTTTGGTTTTGGTGCCGAAATTGGTATCAGTACTCAGAAATTACATGCTCGTGGACCAATGGGACTAGAAGCATTAACTTCGACAAAATATAAATTAAGTGGGGAAGGACAATACAAAAAGTAA
- a CDS encoding V-type ATP synthase subunit K has translation MESWLQFFIENSGGFLFAAFGIALAVGFGGWGSSKGVGMTGEAAASLIKEQPEKFAKSLILQLLPGTQGLYGFVIGFLIFLNMDSGMGLTDGIYLLMAAIPVAVTGFTSAIAQGRVSTAAIQILAKREEHNTKGIIYAVMVETYAILGFVMSFILILLG, from the coding sequence ATGGAAAGCTGGTTACAATTTTTTATCGAAAATAGTGGTGGATTTTTATTTGCAGCATTCGGAATCGCTTTAGCAGTAGGTTTTGGCGGTTGGGGATCATCTAAAGGTGTTGGAATGACAGGTGAAGCAGCAGCTTCATTAATTAAAGAGCAACCAGAAAAGTTCGCTAAGTCACTTATCCTACAATTACTACCTGGTACACAAGGGCTTTATGGTTTCGTTATTGGGTTCTTAATTTTCTTAAACATGGATTCAGGTATGGGTTTAACAGATGGTATTTACTTATTAATGGCAGCTATTCCTGTTGCAGTAACAGGTTTCACATCTGCAATTGCACAAGGTCGTGTATCAACAGCTGCTATTCAAATTTTAGCTAAACGTGAAGAGCACAATACAAAAGGAATTATTTATGCTGTTATGGTTGAAACTTACGCAATTTTAGGATTCGTTATGTCCTTCATACTTATTTTATTAGGCTAA
- a CDS encoding V-type ATP synthase subunit F produces MALKIGVVGDKDSVLPFKILGFDVFATDNGNVARETIDSLAEQNYGVIYLTEAIAKEIPDTIKRYDAEIKPAIILIPNHKGSLNIGKNRIQQNVEKAVGQNIL; encoded by the coding sequence ATGGCTCTTAAAATTGGAGTAGTTGGCGATAAAGATTCGGTACTTCCTTTCAAAATACTTGGATTTGATGTATTTGCAACAGATAACGGTAATGTAGCCAGGGAAACAATTGATTCATTAGCTGAGCAAAATTATGGCGTCATTTATTTAACTGAAGCAATTGCAAAAGAAATTCCAGATACTATTAAGCGATATGATGCTGAGATTAAACCAGCAATCATATTAATTCCGAATCATAAGGGATCACTTAATATAGGGAAGAACAGAATCCAACAAAACGTTGAAAAAGCAGTAGGACAAAATATTTTATAA
- a CDS encoding V-type ATP synthase subunit I has translation MAIAKMNKLTLISFHEQKDQLLESIQELQNLEVVDLHATDLGDLEVSTNDVEKLQTTIKNCETQIDQIESALTFLQSFLPKTSLIKKLRTNKQSYSLEELAAEVEQFSTTDLVHELLNMQLELEKNEELRLELENEHAFFTNWTKLNFRVQDVQNTKYITGRVGTVPQHIQNQYINLLKEADNLYVEELYQTKDEHGIFISYVRSEEDLIQQLLNECHFDDLTSKFVNNSKDSLAKINEELTKLQKDNQQITNKLETMKTEEWQLMIADEYYRAMLEREKSKLFVVDEKHLFVMEGWLEEAEVDSVKNALNALFKPMDYALLIDDVKEEDYDRVPIVLKNNGFIAPFESVTKMYGLPKYTEMDPTPFIAPFYFVFFGMMVADMGYGLILWLATFLALKLFNFDPSMRKNLRFFHILSYPTIIWGLIYGSFLGFELPFVLLSTSDDVITILILSVVFGLIHILVALGLTTYLKLKDNDTLGAISDGLGWIGILVGLIVLLLGSLILNNEFVSQFGIIIAILGTVGILGAAIASSKNKGLGLGLGLYNLYGITGYIGDIVSYSRLMALGVSGGSIALAFNMIIDFMPPIARLSIGVLLFIALHAVNIGLSLLSAYVHGARLIFVEFFGKFYEGGGKAFEPLKASEKYIHLKNNNKQYRDGGI, from the coding sequence ATGGCAATAGCTAAAATGAATAAATTGACACTCATATCTTTCCATGAACAGAAAGACCAGTTATTAGAGTCAATACAAGAATTACAAAACTTAGAAGTTGTTGACTTGCATGCAACTGATTTAGGAGATCTAGAGGTATCTACTAATGATGTTGAAAAGCTACAGACAACTATCAAGAATTGTGAAACTCAAATTGACCAAATCGAATCTGCTTTAACTTTTCTTCAGTCATTTTTACCAAAAACGTCACTGATAAAAAAGTTACGAACTAATAAGCAATCATACTCATTAGAAGAACTTGCAGCTGAAGTTGAGCAATTTTCAACTACTGACTTGGTGCATGAATTGTTAAATATGCAATTAGAACTCGAAAAAAACGAAGAACTTCGCTTAGAATTAGAAAACGAGCATGCATTTTTTACGAACTGGACTAAGTTAAACTTCAGAGTGCAGGATGTGCAGAATACGAAATATATAACTGGACGTGTCGGTACGGTTCCACAACATATTCAAAATCAATACATTAATCTATTAAAAGAGGCTGATAACCTTTATGTAGAAGAGTTATATCAGACTAAAGATGAACATGGTATTTTCATCTCTTATGTTCGTTCTGAAGAGGATTTAATCCAACAATTACTTAACGAATGTCATTTTGATGATTTAACATCTAAATTTGTTAACAACTCAAAAGACTCATTAGCAAAAATCAATGAAGAGTTAACAAAATTACAAAAAGACAATCAACAAATCACGAATAAGCTTGAAACGATGAAAACTGAAGAATGGCAATTAATGATAGCTGACGAGTATTATAGGGCGATGCTTGAACGTGAAAAGAGTAAGCTGTTTGTTGTTGATGAAAAGCACTTATTTGTAATGGAAGGCTGGCTAGAGGAAGCTGAGGTTGACTCTGTAAAGAATGCATTAAATGCACTATTTAAACCAATGGACTACGCCTTACTCATCGATGACGTTAAAGAAGAAGATTATGATCGAGTTCCGATCGTGTTAAAAAATAATGGTTTTATCGCTCCTTTTGAATCTGTTACGAAGATGTATGGATTACCTAAATACACAGAAATGGATCCAACTCCATTTATAGCACCATTCTATTTTGTTTTCTTTGGCATGATGGTAGCTGATATGGGTTATGGCTTAATTTTATGGCTAGCAACTTTTCTTGCACTTAAATTGTTTAATTTCGATCCATCTATGCGAAAAAACTTGAGATTCTTCCATATCTTATCTTACCCAACAATCATTTGGGGATTAATATATGGATCATTCTTAGGATTCGAATTACCATTTGTACTATTATCGACATCGGATGATGTTATTACGATTCTAATTTTATCAGTAGTTTTCGGTTTAATTCATATACTTGTTGCTCTAGGTCTTACAACATACTTGAAGCTGAAAGACAATGATACATTAGGTGCAATTAGTGATGGTTTAGGTTGGATTGGGATATTAGTTGGTTTAATTGTCTTATTACTAGGTTCATTAATTCTAAATAATGAATTCGTATCACAATTTGGAATCATTATTGCGATTTTAGGAACTGTAGGAATACTTGGAGCAGCTATTGCAAGTTCTAAAAATAAAGGTCTTGGATTAGGGTTAGGGCTATATAACCTATATGGTATTACGGGTTACATCGGAGATATCGTTAGTTACTCTCGATTAATGGCTTTAGGAGTATCAGGTGGAAGTATCGCCTTAGCGTTTAATATGATCATTGATTTTATGCCACCAATAGCAAGATTATCGATAGGCGTTCTTTTATTTATTGCGTTACATGCTGTAAATATTGGTCTGTCGTTACTAAGTGCTTATGTTCATGGTGCGAGATTAATTTTTGTTGAGTTCTTTGGTAAGTTTTATGAAGGTGGAGGTAAGGCGTTTGAGCCTTTAAAAGCCTCAGAAAAATATATTCATTTAAAAAACAATAATAAACAGTACAGAGACGGAGGAATTTAA
- a CDS encoding CvfB family protein, which translates to MAKYRSGDRVSLTIQQQTEEGYILSDGSNQVMLKTDQQLKLGDQVEVFLYHDQKNQLIATDQIPTVSFSAFDWAEVVRVHTTLGVFVDIGSNIEVLVSTDDLPQHMTAWPIVGDQLYVTLKRDKKDRLLAQPVKESDFEDNWDRAPESLFNQDIKGRVFRSGKEGAVIISEEGYRGFIHYTERKKEPRVGEWVEGRVIEVKQDGTLNVSLLPRKQEARLNDADMILTYLKENNGEMLLDNQSDPEEIQKVFGISKSAFKRAIGKLYKDRLIKQAEGKTYLILNDQDQQ; encoded by the coding sequence ATGGCTAAATATAGATCTGGAGACAGAGTTAGCTTAACGATTCAACAACAAACAGAAGAGGGTTACATACTATCAGATGGATCAAATCAAGTTATGTTAAAAACAGATCAACAATTAAAACTAGGTGATCAAGTAGAAGTATTTTTATATCATGATCAAAAAAATCAACTGATCGCAACAGATCAGATTCCAACTGTAAGCTTTAGTGCATTTGATTGGGCGGAAGTTGTGAGAGTACATACAACTTTAGGCGTTTTTGTTGATATTGGTTCAAATATTGAAGTGCTTGTATCTACTGATGATTTACCTCAACACATGACAGCTTGGCCTATTGTCGGTGATCAATTATATGTCACATTAAAACGCGATAAAAAAGATCGCTTGCTTGCTCAACCGGTGAAAGAAAGTGATTTTGAAGATAATTGGGACCGTGCGCCAGAATCATTATTTAATCAAGATATTAAGGGACGAGTCTTCCGTTCAGGCAAAGAAGGAGCTGTTATCATTTCTGAGGAGGGATATCGCGGCTTTATTCACTATACTGAGCGGAAAAAAGAACCTCGTGTAGGTGAATGGGTTGAAGGGCGTGTCATAGAAGTAAAACAAGACGGTACATTAAATGTCTCATTACTGCCAAGAAAACAAGAAGCACGTCTTAATGATGCGGACATGATTTTAACTTATTTAAAAGAAAATAATGGTGAAATGTTACTTGATAATCAATCTGATCCTGAAGAAATTCAAAAAGTATTTGGGATCAGTAAATCTGCATTTAAACGAGCGATTGGAAAACTATACAAAGATCGTTTAATTAAACAAGCAGAAGGCAAAACATATTTAATCTTAAATGACCAAGACCAACAATAA